Proteins encoded by one window of Gambusia affinis linkage group LG17, SWU_Gaff_1.0, whole genome shotgun sequence:
- the rxfp3 gene encoding relaxin-3 receptor 1, with translation MSGELTDTNDEGSVGTAHAASVNFSCVSNTSNCSHADLHMSDFTKTDFVGDGAAFVRITISVIYSLVCALGLVGNLLVLYLMKSKQVWKKSSINLFVTSLAVTDFQFVLTLPFWAVENALDFTWPFGKAMCKIVSYVTAMNMYASVFFLTAMSVARYCSLASALKGRRRRTHCCSARCVSVFIWFAAVSAALPHAVYSTTATVSNEDLCLVKFPETNGSVQFWLGLYHSQKVLVGFLVPLGVISACYLLLLRFITSKNINTSSAKRRAKVTRSVTIVVLSFFLCWLPNQALTAWGILIKLNAVHFTYEYYTMQVYVFPVSVCLAHSNSCLNPILYCLMRREFRKALKNLFWRMTSPTITTIRPITATTKPEMDEQGHPLVPGNAPPVPNIVFFPPGAVIYNDRRDLPQNST, from the coding sequence atgtctggGGAACTGACGGACACCAACGATGAAGGCTCGGTCGGGACTGCTCACGCTGCCTCCGTCAACTTCAGCTGCGTTTCCAATACTTCAAACTGCTCTCACGCGGACCTTCACATGTCGGACTTCACTAAAACCGATTTCGTCGGAGACGGCGCCGCTTTTGTCAGGATTACAATCTCCGTGATCTACTCTCTGGTCTGCGCGCTGGGTCTGGTCGGGAACTTACTAGTTTTGTACCTGATGAAGTCCAAACAGGTGTGGAAGAAATCCTCCATCAACCTGTTCGTAACTAGTTTGGCGGTGACTGACTTCCAGTTCGTTCTGACTTTGCCTTTCTGGGCCGTGGAGAACGCGCTGGACTTCACATGGCCCTTCGGCAAAGCCATGTGTAAGATAGTTTCCTACGTAACGGCAATGAACATGTACGCCAGCGTGTTTTTCCTCACGGCCATGAGCGTGGCGAGGTATTGCTCCCTCGCCTCGGCGCTGAAAGGCAGGCGGCGGCGCACGCACTGCTGCTCCGCGCGGTGCGTCTCCGTCTTCATCTGGTTCGCCGCCGTCTCCGCCGCCCTGCCGCACGCGGTTTACTCCACCACCGCCACCGTATCCAACGAGGACCTGTGCCTGGTGAAATTCCCGGAGACTAACGGCTCAGTGCAATTTTGGCTCGGACTCTATCACTCCCAGAAAGTGCTGGTGGGCTTCCTGGTGCCTCTGGGAGTCATCTCGGCGTGCTACCTGCTGCTTTTGCGCTTCATCACCTCCAAGAACATTAACACCTCCAGCGCGAAACGACGCGCCAAGGTCACGAGGTCGGTCACTATCGTGGTTTTATCCTTTTTCCTCTGCTGGCTGCCCAACCAGGCGCTCACAGCCTGGGGCATCCTCATAAAACTTAACGCTGTTCACTTCACTTATGAGTACTACACCATGCAGGTGTACGTCTTCCCCGTGTCGGTCTGCCTGGCGCACTCCAACAGCTGTCTGAATCCCATCCTGTACTGTCTGATGCGACGAGAGTTCAGAAAAGCGCTCAAAAACCTTTTCTGGCGCATGACCTCTCCGACTATAACCACCATCAGACCGATCACAGCCACCACGAAGCCAGAGATGGATGAGCAGGGACACCCACTGGTGCCGGGCAATGCGCCACCGGTGCCCAACATAGTGTTCTTTCCTCCGGGGGCGGTGATTTACAATGACCGGCGTGACCTGCCACAAAACAGCACATAG